One segment of Falco rusticolus isolate bFalRus1 chromosome 3, bFalRus1.pri, whole genome shotgun sequence DNA contains the following:
- the MAFA gene encoding transcription factor MafA: MASELAMSAELPTSPLAIEYVNDFDLMKFEVKKEPAEAERLCHRLPAGSLSSTPLSTPCSSVPSSPSFCAPSPGGQPAAGPPAAAAASLGSKQQLEELYWMSGYQHHLNPEALNLTPEDAVEALIGAPHHHHHHHQGYEPFRPQPFGGEELPPAAHHHPGHHHHHHHHLRLEDRFSDDQLVSMSVRELNRQLRGFSKEEVIRLKQKRRTLKNRGYAQSCRYKRVQQRHILENEKCQLQSQVEQLKQEVTRLAKERDLYKEKYEKLAGRGFPREPSPSAAPKPAADYFM, from the coding sequence ATGGCCTCGGAGCTGGCCATGAGCGCGgagctgcccaccagccccctCGCCATCGAATACGTGAACGATTTCGACCTGATGAAGTTCGAGGTGAAGAAGGAACCGGCGGAGGCGGAGCGGCTGTGCCACCGTCTGCCCGCCGGTTCCCTCTCCTCCACCCCGCTCAGCACGCCCTGCTCCTCCGTGCCTTCCTCGCCCAGCTTCTGCGCTCCCAGTCCTGGCGGGCAACCGGCCGCCGGTCCCCCAGCTGCCGCCGCCGCTTCCCTGGGCTccaaacagcagctggaggagctgtaCTGGATGTCGGGTTACCAGCATCACCTCAATCCCGAAGCTCTCAACCTGACGCCGGAGGACGCGGTGGAGGCGTTGATCGGTGCCCctcaccatcatcatcatcaccatcaaGGTTATGAGCCTTTCCGACCTCAGCCCTTCGGTGGCGAGGAGCTACCGCCGGCCGCCCATCATCATCCCGGccatcaccatcatcatcatcaccaccTGCGTTTGGAGGACCGCTTCTCCGACGATCAGTTGGTGAGTATGTCGGTACGGGAGCTGAACCGGCAGCTGCGGGGCTTCAGCAAGGAGGAGGTGATCCGCCTCAAGCAGAAGAGGAGGACCTTGAAGAACCGAGGCTACGCTCAATCCTGCCGTTACAAGCGGGTCCAGCAACGGCACATCTTGGAGAACGAGAAATGCCAACTCCAGAGCCAGGTGGAGCAGCTCAAGCAGGAGGTGACACGCTTGGCCAAGGAAAGGGAtctgtacaaagaaaaatatgagaaGTTAGCCGGCCGGGGCTTCCCAAGGGAGCCCTCCCCATCCGCCGCCCCCAAACCCGCTGCTGACTACTTCATGTGA